In Vicia villosa cultivar HV-30 ecotype Madison, WI linkage group LG7, Vvil1.0, whole genome shotgun sequence, the DNA window caatcataaatcaaatctaaatataaaagataaaacaacaacattcatccatttcaataccaatgaagttcatacaaatgtgttagagaaaatacatagttaacaaggatagctactacctccaatcttgtcaaagtgggatttagctactcatcaccatggttgacagcaagaagaatgaagaagaagctaagaacatcaatctctcacaaagttgTTCTTTCTCTCAAAACGCTAGCctcaatgtttggttcacaatAGAAAATGAATAAtctaattttcctttttttctccctaaataacccctaattcgtactaacttttaatcttcaaaagataagcccctctctcatgacaagtggcaaccaaataaaacaacagattctgcagcgcagtgtttgcggggcaaacaggcttcatcagcacttcttttgctattccaagtcttcatgtaATTCATCTTCCTTTCCACGATCTTCAAACCTAATCAAaacactacaaaactaacaaacatgtgaaataacaattctAATGAACTAAAActaacaaaattgcaaaattataaattgtatgaataaaagtgtgattattgagtaaaaagtggtTAAAAGGACCAAGAACattatatgaaaattagtactatttggtccctaacaactctccccaacttaccattttgtttgtccctaaacaaaaattcACAAGAGTAGCAAGAGCAACACAATAAGAGAATGATGACAAGGTAACCGGATACTCAAATGGCTCAAAAGTATAAGTCCTTTCAAAGTACACCCACCACAATGCTAAAATAAAGCATGAGAAAGAATGATGGTAGAGTGCAAAGTGGTATCAAGAAATTCCAACAAGACatgtcaaaattgaatcaaacctacacacacatcatagtaatgatgaatacaagagggtttactttcactcatccgggcatttaaatcaacaacaactcaaatcatgcGTTCACCATAACAAGTTCAAAATTATGTGCAAAGTGAGAATCAAGAGGGCTTTcataggttgtaatgtggcttgggttACAAAGAAATGGTTTTATTAAAGGGAAATTAAACAAAAACGCCTATCCTAAAGGAACATTCCTATCAATTCACTTAGCAACAACACTTGCTTGAatccccttttctttctttttctttttctttttcattatttttcaacaACACATAACGGGaacaattttatttctttttcttgcccCATAATTTCAAAATGTGTTGTTCTTTTCTTATTACCACAAAAATCGTAAGTATcactttttcatttgtttttcaatcaactctccccaactttaggaTTCAAACCATATTAGATACAACAATGCTCCCTACATAGACATAGGCACAAGGCAAAATTGCAACCATTGCGGTTGAAGGTTTCAATGAACAAAAGAGATTAGGATTCACATACAAAACATATTCAATAGTCACATGAATCCTAATataagctcaaaggggttaactaAGAATCACTCCGCACAAGGTTAATTGATTTAACTTTTTGATCAAGTGGTTTTtctcaatttcaaacaatgcctctatcactttcacacttttcacaaacaagaataatgcatggtttagcatgataaaaacgagttgaaataaattccggtatcccgcatttagtgtacaatggaaagtttcctcacaattggttaagttctaaattttgattaaaaactGACATGTGACTCAAGGAATTTATGCTAAGCGATTTGCACACACAATCAACTAACCATGTTAAGTTTAGAGAGCGATAAAGTGTACCTTAATTTTCCTTGATACCGATTCTCATCATTGCCACTCGAAGTGTTCACAACATCAACTCTTGTCCGTGCCCATTGATTCCTCAAGCTTCTCTTTGTACAagaacaattaaacaaaaacaatttgAAAAGTTAGGCTAATCACCTTCCACCCAaacacacaattaaacaacaataataaaaatgcaattgTAAAGATGTTCAAATGGTGAAACGAGAGCCACCCTAAAGTACACAATTAAAAACCGAGAAGTgcaaccataaataaataaaacaaaacagaattaagactaaaataaaataaaaataaactacaaAATTGCTAAAACACcacttcaatcttcttcttcatccccgCCACCAACTGTTCCGATCACATCTTCTATTGCGTCGTCCTCATTTCCGGTACCGCTGCCTCCTGCACCCCCATGAAAGGTGGCCTGCCCACAGGCCAATTAACGTATGCATCATACTCTGCTTCCAAAGAATGTGAGTGAAGATAGGGTATGAGAGTGTAGTGAGGAAGAGATTGGTAGAGTGATAGGAGGgaagtaaaaataaaagataaaaataaaaaaactaggtTAAAGTAAAAGCTAATGTTTTTGAAAGTGAAATTCCTGTACTGCAgcgtttgcggggcaaacaaatgaaattttctttgcaaaattggcTTACTTTCTGTTTTTGGTCCATTCGCGGGGAAAACAATGATTGCGGGGCAATCACTGatgaaaatttctttttcaaaattggcttacttgtttgcggggcaaacacctgtttgcggggcaaacaggtgaaattttctttgcaaatttGGCTTACTCCCTGTTTGTGGTCcatttgcggggcaaacaatgaTTGCGGTGCAAACagacttgaatttttgaaaaatgccAATTTTTACACTTAACTTCCACTTCCTTACAAAAACAAGTATCTAACACCTACAAAACAGAAAATCCATGAAAATAACAAAATCTACTTAcgacgttgggttgcctcccaataAGCGTTTTGTTTAACGTCATTCAAGCTCGACGGTTCGATGATGCATCAAGGCTCGACGGGCGAAATGACACACCATCGCGGCTTGCTTATCCATCGTGGTAGACTTTGAGTCTTCGTTCCTTTACAGTCCAGCTTTCTTGTGTTTTAGGGTCCTCCACCACAATGGATCCATAATTTCGCACCTCTTTCACAACAAGTGGCCCCGACCACTTTGACTTTAACTTGCTAGGAAACACCTTGAGTCTTGAATTGCACACAAGCACCATTTGTCCAACTTTAAAGTTTTTGTGATGAGTCTTTACCTCATGATTTGCCTTGTCCTTGTGAAATTGATTCTCTACCTCAATGATTTCTCCTTTTTCATCATCGATTCGGAAGTTGTCATGTTCATCCTTAGGAGGCTTCATAGACTCAAAAAGAGTAAAATTTACCTCTTTATCTTGCACCCTCACTTTCATAATCCCATCATcgatatcaatcatcattcgggtggtcttcatgaatggtcttccaagtatTAATGGCACATCACGATCCTCCTCCATGTCGACTACCACAAAATCAACCGGGAACAAAAATTTGTCCACCTTGACCAGCATGTCTTGTACAACTCCATATGGTGAAATGATAGACTTATCGGCTAGTTGCAAAGTTATCCTGGTGTGTTTCATCTCAATTTTCCCCAATCTCTTGACAACGGATAAAGGTATTAAATTGATGCTAGACCCCAAATCAACCAAACCATTACTAATGTAGTTACCTTCAATGGTGATCGGTAAAATGACTCGTCCCGGATCGGCTTCCTTTCTTGGGGGAGTTTTTTGAATAATTGCACTACAATGAGCATCAAGCACAACCGTCTCTTCATTCGtgtacttctttttctttgtgagcatcttcttcatgaatttagcataCTTGGGCATTTGCTCCAATGCTTTggaaaatggaatatttatgtgaagttgtttAAATACATCCATAAATCGAGCGTAGCGCCTTGCGTCTTCCTTCCTTGATTGCACATGCGGGTAAGGTAGATGTTGGAGAGGAATTGTGCTCACATTCTCATTTATCTTTTTATTCCTCTTCACTTTTTTgtcctttttctctctttcttctttttctttccgctCTTTTTCAACTAATTCTTCCTCTATCTTCTCCTCACTCTTTTCTCCCTCATTTTCAACTGTCACTtcctcctcttcatcttcaactatTATTTCCTCCTCATCTTCCACTATAACCTCTTCATTTACGCCACTATTCACCTCCTTCCCACTTCTTGTAACAatggctttgcaatgctcctttggATTGGTTTGAGTGTTGGCGGAAAAGGATGCTCCCGGTTGTTGCTCAGACAATTGCTTTGCAAGTTGACCCACTTGATTTTCTAAATTCTTTATGGCCGCTTCATTACTCCTTTGATTAGCCATGTatgcttgcatgaattgtgtAAGAGTGTCTTCCAACTTTGAGCTTCCACCTTGAGATTGTAGACCTTGGCCTTGTGGGTTTGAACTTTGATAAGGACTTTGATGTTGATAGTGTTGATTGCTGAATCTTGAAGGTTGGAATCCTTGGTTGTTTCTTTGGTAAGGATTGTTATGaggtggaggttgcctttgatagccttggttttgattgttgacataattcacttcttcaccatcgggaggaggacaaaaaccagtcgGATGATCTCCATTACAAAGTTCACAAGCTGTCACATGGTGCCTAGTTTGAGATCCTTGAATCTCTCTCATTTGCTGTGGGAGTTTGGTCATTTGTTGTGTGAGAAACTCCACTTGCTGTGATAGAAGcttgttttgagcaaggatggcatcattggtgttcaattcaagaactcccggttttctttgtgAAGGACTTCTATCATGTTGACTTTGACGGTCATTGAGTGCCATTCGGTCAATTATAGTTGTTGCTTCTTCCACACTTTTAGACATAAGAGAACCACCTG includes these proteins:
- the LOC131618899 gene encoding uncharacterized protein LOC131618899 → MANQRSNEAAIKNLENQVGQLAKQLSEQQPGASFSANTQTNPKEHCKAIVTRSGKEVNSGVNEEVIVEDEEEIIVEDEEEEVTVENEGEKSEEKIEEELVEKERKEKEEREKKDKKVKRNKKINENVSTIPLQHLPYPHVQSRKEDARRYARFMDVFKQLHINIPFSKALEQMPKYAKFMKKMLTKKKKYTNEETVVLDAHCSAIIQKTPPRKEADPGRVILPITIEGNYISNGLVDLGSSINLIPLSVVKRLGKIEMKHTRITLQLADKSIISPYGVVQDMLVKVDKFLFPVDFVVVDMEEDRDVPLILGRPFMKTTRMMIDIDDGIMKVRVQDKEVNFTLFESMKPPKDEHDNFRIDDEKGEIIEVENQFHKDKANHEVKTHHKNFKVGQMVLVCNSRLKVFPSKLKSKWSGPLVVKEVRNYGSIVVEDPKTQESWTVKERRLKVYHDG